Proteins from one Telopea speciosissima isolate NSW1024214 ecotype Mountain lineage chromosome 1, Tspe_v1, whole genome shotgun sequence genomic window:
- the LOC122649347 gene encoding uncharacterized protein LOC122649347 — protein MIGDAALNVGERARHQEGFKQWVSHGITHEELGLDWIGVVALDFVVAESESGGALSGRPDHTVVARLETYLKSLGYGVWMFVKNGYKIPTGDRTDTVELKKYENNFKAKNVLLSALVNTEFAKVVGCETAKEVWDKLQNVHEGDEKIKEAKLQYYRSLFDNLKMSNEDIVESFMSKVNEIINAIRSLGEKIKDAMVVKKILRSLPDLYNPKVSAIEESKNLNELSLDELHGILTTYEMRMVKPKSTEKEVAFKAMKKLKIKQENDNEDSDDELIAYLARKFKNGKASNDHQEEEEKSNEDEESEAEDLKTIFYTTLNEFKIERKRSKMLERKSVN, from the exons ATGATCGGAGATGCTGCTTTAAACGTTGGAGAACGTGCACGACATCAGGAAGGCTTCAAGCAGTGGGTTAGTCACGGGATTACTCACGAAGAG ttggggcttgattgGATTGGGGTTGTAGCCCTAGATTTCGTTGTTGCGGAGTCAGAA AGTGGTGGTGCATTGTCTGGTAGACCTGAccacacagtggttgcgag GTTGGAGACATATCTGAAATCATTGGGCTACGGTGTTTGGATGTTTGTGAAGAATGGATATAAAATTCCTACGGGTGATAGAACTGATACAGTTGAACTCAAGAAGTATGAAAACAATTTTAAGGCTAAGAATGTACTTCTGAGTGCATTGGTCAACACTGAGTTTGCCAAAGTTGTTGGATGTGAGACTGCTAAAGAAGTGTGGGACAAATTACAGAATGTCCATGAAGGTGATGAGAAGATCAAAGAGGCAAAATTACAATACTATAGGTCATTGTTTGATAATTTGAAGATGTCTAATGAAGATATAGTGGAGAGCTTCATGAGTAAAGTGAATGAAATTATAAACGCCATCAGAAGTCTTGGTGAGAAAATCAAGGATGCAATGGTAGTAAAGAAGATTCTCAGGTCCTTGCCGGATCTCTATAACCCAAAGGTGTCTGCTATAGAAGAgtcaaagaacttgaatgaGTTGAGTTTAGATGAATTGCATGGTATATTGACTACATATGAAATGAGAATGGTGAAGCCTAAATCCACAGAGAAGGAGGTTGCATTTAAAGCCATGAAGAAGTTgaaaattaaacaagaaaatgaTAATGAAGATTCTGATGATGAGCTTATTGCCTACCTTGCCAGGAAGTTCAAGAATGGTAAAG CAAGCAATGACcatcaagaagaggaagaaaaatctAATGAGGATGAAGAATCAGAAGCTGAAGATCTGAAAACTATTTTTTATACTACCTTAAATGAGTTCaagatagaaagaaagagaagcaagaTGTTGGAGAGAAAATCAGTCAACTAA
- the LOC122641658 gene encoding CRIB domain-containing protein RIC4-like: MRDRMKGIAVLPFSIGCFSKSSVRVSANHPRKLEATPSISREQEGESISGDKIKNLLALPKRNISSGLQRLIKSFKSFSHILVYKDEVEEMDMEIGFPTDVKHVTHIGWDGSVTTNPLKVWDTLKAPEMISLPNISLKQFELAMAAQADASFAVRSSVVS; this comes from the exons ATGAGAGATCGGATGAAGGGAATCGCTGTTCTTCCCTTCTCCATCGGCTGTTTCTCCAAATCAAGTGTCCGTGTGAGCGCTAACCACCCTAGGAAACTAGAAGCAACTCCATCTATATCAA GAGAACAAGAAGGGGAGAGCATATCTGGTGATAAAATAAAGAACTTGCTGGCTCTTCCAAAGCGTAACATCTCATCCGGGTTACAGAGGTTGATAAAGAGCTTCAAGAGCTTCTCTCATATATTAG TGTACAAAGATGAGGTTGAAGAGATGGATATGGAAATAGGGTTTCCGACGGATGTGAAGCATGTGACACACATAGGATGGGATGGTTCTGTCACCACCAACCCCTTGAAGGTCTGGGATACCCTCAAAGCTCCTGAAATGATCTCCCTCCCTAATATCTCTCTAAAGCAGTTTGAGTTAGCCATGGCTGCACAGGCTGATGCATCTTTTGCTGTTCGTTCTTCTGTAGTTTCTTAA